The Mauremys reevesii isolate NIE-2019 linkage group 1, ASM1616193v1, whole genome shotgun sequence genome has a segment encoding these proteins:
- the LOC120399575 gene encoding olfactory receptor 51G2-like: MPTCNKTDISPAMFLLAGIPGLEADGPWISIPFSSLYLSAILGNSLILFVIKTQQNLHQPMYLFLSMLSVTDLGLSVSTLPTMLSIFVFNTREIGIDVCLTQLFFSHTFSVMESSVLLAMAFDRFVAIHHPLRYASTLTSARIGNIGLAIIIRGAGLHIPCVILLKRLPYSKIQPLSYSYCLYPDVMKMTCADTTPSSFYGLFVVLSSLGLDSVLIILSYIMIFKTVQSITSWQERLKALNTCVSHICATLLFYTPLISLSMIHRFQTKALPQSQILLSYLHLLLPAVINPIVYSIKTKELRKRIMKIFQNYSTNRLQWGTELVVSH; this comes from the coding sequence ATGCCAACCTGCAACAAAACCGACATCAGTCCTGCAATGTTCCTCCTGGCAGGAATTCCAGGGCTGGAAGCTGATGGCCCCTGGATCTCCATCCCTTTCTCTTCCTTGTACCTCAGTGCAATTTTAGGAAATAGTCTGATTCTGTTTGTGATCAAGACACAGCAGAATCTCCATCAGCCCATGTACTTGTTCCTTTCTATGTTGTCTGTCACCGACCTTGGTTTATCTGTTTCCACCTTGCCAACAATGCTCAGCATCTTCGTGTTTAACACCAGAGAAATTGGCATTGATGTCTGTCTGACCCAACTTTTCTTTAGTCACACCTTTTCCGTCATGGAATCCTCTGTACTATTAGCCATGGCATTTGACCGCTTTGTTGCAATACACCACCCGTTGAGATACGCTTCAACTTTAACCAGTGCTAGGATAGGAAATATAGGGCTGGCGATAATAATCAGGGGTGCTGGTCTGCATATCCCATGTGTCATTCTTCTCAAGAGGTTGCCCTACAGCAAGATCCAACCTCTCTCTTATTCATATTGTTTGTATCCAGATGTTATGAAGATGACCTGTGCAGATACTACGCCCAGCAGCTTCTATGGTTTGTTTGTTGTCCTTTCTTCTCTTGGATTAGACTCAGTGCTCATAATTTTGTCTTACATCATGATCTTTAAGACTGTGCAGAGTATCACATCCTGGCAAGAGCGTCTCAAGGCTCTGAACACCTGTGTCTCCCacatctgtgccaccctgcttTTCTATACCCCGCTGATCAGTTTGTCTATGATTCACAGGTTCCAGACAAAGGCTCTTCCTCAGAGTCAAATTCTTCTGTCTtatctccacctcctcctccccgcgGTGATCAATCCCATTGTATACAGCATAAAAACCAAGGAGCTTCGTAAACGGATCATGAAGATCTTTCAAAACTATTCCACTAACAGGCTCCAGTGGGGCACTGAGTTGGTTGTGTCACACTGA
- the LOC120399634 gene encoding olfactory receptor 51G2-like, giving the protein MPTCNKTDISPAMFLLAGIPGLEADGPWISIPFSSLYLSAILGNSLILFVIKTQQNLHQPMYLFLSMLSVTDLGLSVSTLPTTLSIFVFNTREIGIDVCLTQLFFIHTFSVMESSVLLAMAFDRFVAIHHPLRYASTLTSARIGNIGLAIIIRGAGLHIPSVILLKRLPYSKIQPLSYSYCLYPDVMIMTCADTTPSSFYGLFVVLSSLGLDSVLIILSYIMIFKTVQSITSWQERLKALNTCVSHICATLLFYTPLISLSMIHRFQTKALPQSQILLSYLHFLLPAVINPIVYSIKTKELRKRIMKIFQNYSTNRLQWGTELVLSH; this is encoded by the coding sequence ATGCCAACCTGCAACAAAACCGACATCAGTCCTGCAATGTTCCTCCTGGCAGGAATTCCAGGGCTGGAAGCTGATGGCCCCTGGATCTCCATCCCTTTCTCTTCCCTGTACCTCAGTGCAATTTTAGGAAATAGTCTGATTCTGTTTGTGATCAAGACACAGCAGAATCTCCATCAGCCCATGTACTTGTTCCTTTCTATGTTGTCTGTCACCGACCTTGGTTTATCTGTTTCCACCTTGCCAACAACGCTCAGCATCTTCGTGTTTAACACCAGAGAAATTGGCATTGATGTCTGTCTGACCCAACTTTTCTTTATTCACACTTTTTCCGTCATGGAATCCTCTGTACTATTAGCCATGGCATTTGACCGCTTTGTTGCAATACACCACCCGTTGAGATACGCTTCAACTTTAACCAGTGCTAGGATAGGAAATATAGGGCTGGCGATAATAATTAGGGGTGCTGGTCTGCATATACCATCTGTCATTCTTCTCAAGAGGTTGCCCTACAGCAAGATCCAACCTCTCTCTTATTCATATTGTTTGTATCCAGATGTTATGATAATGACCTGTGCAGATACTACGCCCAGCAGCTTCTATGGTTTGTTTGTTGTCCTTTCTTCTCTTGGATTAGACTCAGTGCTCATAATTTTGTCTTACATCATGATCTTTAAGACTGTGCAGAGTATCACATCCTGGCAAGAGCGTCTCAAGGCTCTGAACACCTGTGTCTCCCacatctgtgccaccctgcttTTCTATACCCCGCTGATCAGTTTGTCTATGATTCACAGGTTCCAGACAAAGGCTCTTCCTCAGAGTCAAATTCTTCTGTCTTATCTCCATTTCCTCCTCCCCGCGGTGATCAATCCCATTGTATACAGCATAAAAACCAAGGAGCTTCGTAAACGGATCATGAAGATCTTTCAAAACTATTCAACTAACAGGCTCCAGTGGGGCACTGAGTTGGTTCTGTCACACTAA